In one window of Candidatus Angelobacter sp. DNA:
- the efp gene encoding elongation factor P, giving the protein MPAANDLRRGMAILYNGDVAVVLDTQHRTPGNLRAFVQATIRSIKSGRSSDVRFSSTEKVEVVPMMTRKMEFSYKDGEDFAFSDPETFETVTLPPELVGEARNYLVENAPITMTFVEDKAVSIELPASVALAVTDAPEGIRGDSANNVQKPVVLETGITIQVPLFIKTGEKVKIDTRTGKYMERA; this is encoded by the coding sequence ATGCCAGCAGCAAACGACCTTCGCCGAGGGATGGCGATTCTGTACAACGGCGACGTGGCCGTCGTCCTCGACACACAGCACCGCACCCCGGGGAACCTGCGCGCCTTTGTGCAGGCGACCATCCGCAGCATCAAGTCCGGCCGATCGTCTGACGTACGATTCAGTTCCACGGAAAAGGTGGAAGTGGTGCCGATGATGACCCGCAAGATGGAGTTCAGCTATAAGGACGGTGAAGATTTCGCTTTTTCCGATCCGGAGACATTCGAAACCGTGACGTTACCGCCGGAACTGGTCGGTGAGGCGCGGAACTATCTGGTGGAAAACGCGCCGATCACCATGACTTTCGTGGAAGACAAAGCCGTGTCGATCGAACTGCCCGCCAGTGTGGCGCTGGCGGTCACGGACGCGCCGGAGGGGATCCGCGGTGATTCCGCAAACAACGTGCAGAAACCCGTCGTGTTGGAAACCGGCATCACCATTCAGGTTCCTCTTTTTATCAAGACCGGAGAAAAGGTAAAAATCGACACGCGCACCGGCAAATACATGGAACGCGCCTAG
- the mfd gene encoding transcription-repair coupling factor has translation MQTPAAQSLLRRVEEGGALSCTGVSRSAQPFLAALLRHVFPKRPIAVVTPELKSQESFQQDITTWLRAGESGVVQDSQSLVGTAFFFPAWEILAHDAKLPHVDVVSERLETLVALTRNQTPGGKQAPLVVASVTAVLQRTFPVNELKNRTKILTHGDRFDPTGLIKWLEMQGYETEAQVTQKGETALRGGILDVWSPASPWPVRLEFFGDEVESLRFFDPFTQISRENTNIVTLPPAGELGLLKRRVQKSEAPGRNSETHSPTASPELSTLLDYLPQETIVLLCEPEDLDQHAGQSAQQMTGNDPFFIQWKDFQGELAARGMTVLETSESDTAKPRPLSSAGLQTMPLPLSSLDAFRPLGAHLPEPQIAEAQRLGFLTQLHRWLRQGYVVHVFCNNEGERERFREIWAESGFGNLVGTSSPSIAEAHADVPETAPILSIGALCRGFLFDEGKLVVVTDAEIFGRYKVQRPRRLKSPHAAAMRSALDIDFTELEEGDYVVHVQHGIGRYLGLKALPPGAGRKGTWNQKENSHSASDADQECLVIEYASSEPNQPPPRLYVPVTESHLISKYVGAGKARPPLNLLGGTRWARTKEQAEKAVRDLAGELLAIQAARESQAGHAFKPDAPWQREFEGAFIFEETPDQMRAISETKADMEKPKPMDRLICGDVGFGKTEVAIRAAFKAVMDGRQVAVLVPTTVLAQQHFNTFRDRMADYPVRIELLSRFRKPRQQQSVIKDLVAGAVDIIIGTHRLVQEDVHFKELGLVVIDEEQRFGVMQKEKFKLLRKLVDVLTLSATPIPRTLYLALTGARDMSTIETPPQDRLPVETLVIQYDERVIRDAIQRELNRGGQVFFLHNRVMTIDATARKLRALVPRARVVVGHGQMQSEDLEEVMTRFVNGEADVLLSTTIIESGLDIPNANTIIIDRADRFGLSDLYQLRGRVGRYKNQAYAYLLLPRHAGLLADARKRISAIKQYSTLGSGFKIAMRDLEIRGAGNLLGAEQSGHITAVGFELYCQLLKQSVAVLKGEKPKRRLEVEVRFDFLESDIRGPDEPHAATSPYTERTPRKPIHVPASLPHRYILEPRHRIEMYRKLAQANDKSSVESLEKELRDRFGPIPAPAELLLQVRKLTILAGERGITAMETLGDRLMLTRNNDYIMPGGKFPRLAKPEAKARLSEIRRLILAH, from the coding sequence GTGCAAACTCCCGCTGCGCAATCCCTGCTGCGGCGTGTGGAGGAAGGCGGCGCATTGTCTTGTACCGGAGTCAGCCGGTCCGCCCAGCCGTTTCTGGCGGCGCTACTGCGCCACGTCTTCCCGAAACGCCCCATCGCTGTTGTCACGCCCGAACTTAAATCGCAGGAAAGCTTTCAGCAGGACATAACAACCTGGTTGCGGGCCGGCGAATCGGGCGTGGTCCAGGATTCACAATCTCTGGTCGGGACTGCGTTCTTTTTCCCCGCCTGGGAAATCCTGGCCCACGACGCAAAGCTGCCGCATGTTGACGTCGTCAGCGAACGGCTGGAGACACTCGTCGCGCTGACGCGGAATCAAACACCCGGCGGGAAACAGGCGCCACTCGTGGTGGCGAGCGTCACGGCAGTATTGCAGCGAACATTCCCGGTGAACGAGCTCAAGAATCGCACGAAAATACTCACTCATGGCGACCGGTTCGACCCCACTGGCCTCATAAAATGGCTCGAGATGCAAGGCTACGAAACCGAGGCGCAAGTCACGCAGAAAGGCGAGACCGCGTTGCGAGGTGGAATTCTTGATGTCTGGTCGCCCGCAAGTCCGTGGCCTGTGCGACTGGAATTCTTTGGAGACGAGGTGGAATCGCTGCGCTTTTTCGATCCGTTCACACAGATTTCGCGCGAGAACACGAACATCGTGACACTGCCCCCCGCAGGTGAGCTGGGATTGCTCAAGCGGAGGGTTCAAAAGTCAGAAGCACCGGGCCGGAATTCGGAGACACACTCACCAACCGCCAGTCCTGAACTATCAACGTTGCTGGATTACCTGCCACAAGAAACCATCGTTTTGCTTTGCGAACCCGAAGACCTCGACCAACACGCCGGCCAATCCGCGCAACAAATGACCGGGAACGATCCTTTCTTTATCCAGTGGAAAGATTTTCAAGGAGAGTTGGCCGCCCGGGGAATGACAGTGCTGGAGACGAGCGAAAGTGACACTGCCAAACCACGACCATTATCATCTGCCGGCCTCCAGACGATGCCGCTTCCACTTTCTTCGCTGGACGCGTTCCGTCCTCTCGGCGCGCACTTGCCGGAACCGCAAATCGCCGAAGCGCAACGTTTGGGTTTCCTGACCCAGCTGCACCGGTGGCTGCGCCAGGGGTACGTTGTCCACGTTTTCTGCAACAACGAAGGAGAACGGGAGCGATTCCGTGAGATTTGGGCTGAGTCCGGATTTGGCAATCTTGTCGGGACTTCCAGTCCGTCCATTGCCGAGGCGCACGCGGATGTGCCGGAAACGGCTCCGATCCTTAGCATTGGCGCCCTTTGCCGCGGCTTTCTCTTTGACGAAGGGAAACTGGTCGTGGTCACAGACGCCGAGATCTTCGGGCGTTACAAGGTTCAACGACCGCGCCGCCTAAAATCACCGCACGCCGCCGCGATGCGGTCGGCACTGGACATCGACTTCACCGAACTCGAAGAAGGCGATTACGTCGTCCATGTTCAGCACGGCATTGGACGCTACCTCGGGCTGAAGGCGCTGCCACCCGGCGCGGGTCGGAAGGGCACCTGGAACCAAAAGGAGAATTCGCACTCTGCCAGCGACGCGGACCAGGAATGCCTGGTGATCGAATACGCGTCGTCTGAACCGAATCAACCTCCACCCCGCTTGTACGTGCCGGTAACGGAATCTCATTTGATCAGCAAATACGTTGGCGCGGGGAAGGCGCGTCCGCCGCTCAACCTACTGGGAGGCACACGCTGGGCGAGAACGAAAGAGCAGGCGGAGAAGGCGGTACGGGATCTCGCTGGCGAACTGCTCGCCATACAGGCGGCGCGCGAATCGCAGGCCGGTCACGCGTTCAAACCCGACGCCCCGTGGCAGCGCGAATTTGAAGGGGCGTTCATCTTCGAGGAAACGCCCGACCAGATGCGTGCCATCTCAGAAACCAAGGCTGACATGGAAAAGCCCAAGCCCATGGATCGCCTGATCTGTGGTGACGTCGGGTTCGGCAAGACCGAGGTGGCGATCCGCGCCGCTTTCAAGGCAGTCATGGATGGACGGCAGGTCGCCGTGCTCGTGCCCACGACCGTGCTCGCGCAGCAGCATTTCAATACGTTTCGTGATAGGATGGCGGACTACCCGGTGCGCATTGAATTGCTCTCGCGCTTTCGCAAGCCGCGTCAGCAACAGAGCGTGATTAAAGATCTGGTGGCGGGCGCAGTGGACATCATCATCGGCACGCACCGGCTGGTACAGGAGGATGTCCATTTCAAGGAGCTTGGGCTGGTCGTCATCGATGAAGAGCAGCGCTTTGGAGTGATGCAAAAGGAAAAGTTCAAGCTCTTGCGCAAACTCGTGGACGTGCTGACGTTGAGTGCGACACCGATTCCGCGCACGCTGTACCTGGCGCTTACTGGGGCGCGCGACATGAGCACCATCGAAACGCCGCCCCAAGACCGACTTCCGGTCGAGACCCTGGTCATTCAATATGACGAGCGGGTCATCCGCGATGCCATCCAACGCGAATTGAACCGTGGCGGCCAGGTCTTTTTCCTGCACAACCGCGTCATGACGATAGATGCGACGGCCCGGAAGCTGCGCGCCCTTGTGCCACGCGCACGGGTCGTTGTCGGCCATGGCCAGATGCAATCCGAGGATCTCGAGGAGGTGATGACCCGGTTTGTAAATGGCGAAGCCGACGTGCTGCTTTCCACGACCATCATCGAGAGTGGGCTCGATATTCCGAACGCAAACACGATCATTATAGATCGCGCCGACCGTTTTGGTTTGAGCGACCTCTACCAATTGCGCGGCCGCGTCGGCCGCTACAAGAACCAGGCTTACGCTTATCTGCTCCTTCCGCGTCATGCTGGATTGTTGGCCGACGCCCGAAAACGCATCAGCGCCATCAAGCAGTACTCAACGCTTGGCAGCGGGTTTAAAATCGCCATGCGCGACCTCGAAATTCGCGGGGCGGGCAACCTGCTTGGCGCCGAGCAAAGCGGCCACATCACGGCGGTGGGCTTTGAGCTTTACTGCCAGTTGCTCAAGCAGAGCGTCGCCGTTTTGAAGGGCGAGAAACCAAAACGGCGGTTAGAGGTGGAGGTGCGGTTTGATTTTCTGGAATCGGACATTCGTGGGCCGGACGAGCCACACGCGGCAACGTCGCCTTACACCGAACGGACGCCCCGGAAACCGATCCATGTTCCGGCCTCGCTGCCTCACAGATATATCCTCGAACCGCGGCACCGGATTGAGATGTACCGCAAACTCGCCCAGGCCAACGATAAATCCTCGGTGGAGAGTTTGGAAAAAGAGCTGCGCGACCGGTTCGGCCCGATTCCGGCTCCAGCGGAACTATTGTTGCAAGTCAGAAAGTTGACAATCCTCGCCGGCGAACGCGGCATCACGGCGATGGAAACCTTGGGAGACAGGCTGATGTTGACGCGTAACAATGACTACATCATGCCCGGCGGGAAGTTTCCGCGCCTTGCGAAACCAGAAGCAAAAGCGCGTCTGAGCGAAATTAGAAGATTGATTTTGGCACATTAA
- the pyrF gene encoding orotidine-5'-phosphate decarboxylase, translated as MHNPIIVALDVPDSAAALKLVEQLAPVVGAFKVGKELFVSAGPGVIRDIRAAGASVFLDLKFHDIPNTVARTVEAAVRLDVQMLTVHASGGGEMLRAAESAAQATAAKLGRTPPLVLGVTVLTSLDANQLSEIGIEPNVGHQVERLALLAVSSGLRGLVCSPLEIAGLRQIVPADTKLVVPGIRPAGSAKDDQRRVLSPREALDAGADWLVIGRPICTSRNPRAAAEKIVESLEDS; from the coding sequence ATGCATAATCCAATCATCGTTGCGCTGGATGTTCCTGACTCCGCGGCAGCGTTGAAGCTCGTCGAACAACTGGCTCCGGTCGTCGGCGCGTTCAAGGTGGGAAAGGAGCTGTTCGTTTCTGCTGGACCGGGGGTAATTCGTGACATCCGTGCTGCGGGCGCGTCAGTCTTTCTGGACCTCAAATTCCATGACATTCCGAACACGGTTGCCCGGACCGTCGAGGCGGCCGTGCGACTCGACGTGCAAATGCTGACGGTACATGCCAGTGGTGGCGGTGAAATGCTGCGCGCGGCTGAAAGCGCGGCTCAAGCCACGGCGGCAAAACTCGGTCGCACACCCCCTCTTGTACTGGGCGTCACTGTGCTGACCAGCCTGGACGCCAACCAACTCTCAGAAATCGGGATCGAACCGAACGTCGGACACCAGGTGGAGCGGTTGGCGTTACTGGCTGTCAGTTCCGGTTTGCGCGGCCTCGTTTGTTCCCCGCTCGAAATTGCCGGCCTGCGACAAATCGTTCCTGCAGATACAAAACTGGTGGTCCCCGGCATTCGCCCCGCCGGCTCGGCCAAGGACGATCAAAGGCGGGTCCTGTCGCCCAGAGAAGCCCTGGATGCCGGCGCGGACTGGCTCGTGATCGGTCGGCCGATTTGCACCTCTCGGAACCCGCGTGCCGCAGCGGAAAAAATCGTGGAGTCTCTGGAGGATTCTTGA
- a CDS encoding response regulator, translated as MSSTKTETPPVTVKTTKLVYVVDDEPMVGDVVQAILKMGGFESIFFEDPTIALKTLSEADPKPTLLLTDFQMPLMTGRELIQRCKKICPSLKTILYSGNVQEETVTFYPARPDRFLRKPFTPKTLIDLVQSVLAE; from the coding sequence ATGAGTTCGACGAAAACAGAAACGCCCCCGGTAACCGTCAAAACTACCAAGCTAGTTTACGTAGTGGATGACGAACCCATGGTGGGTGATGTCGTGCAGGCCATCCTGAAAATGGGAGGGTTCGAATCCATCTTCTTCGAAGATCCCACCATTGCGCTCAAGACGTTAAGCGAGGCGGATCCCAAACCAACTCTGTTGTTGACTGATTTTCAGATGCCGCTAATGACCGGCCGCGAATTGATCCAGCGCTGCAAAAAGATTTGCCCTTCTTTGAAGACCATCCTTTACAGCGGCAACGTGCAGGAGGAAACGGTCACGTTTTATCCCGCCCGGCCCGACCGGTTTTTGCGAAAGCCGTTCACACCAAAAACATTGATTGATTTAGTGCAGTCGGTCCTCGCCGAGTAG